The following DNA comes from Rhipicephalus microplus isolate Deutch F79 chromosome 6, USDA_Rmic, whole genome shotgun sequence.
ATGAGGCTAAGGCTATAGCCATAGATCGCTTCGAAGGCTATAGCCTTAGATGCCATCGACTCTGCACATATGTACAGACGAAACTGCGGCTTCGTGGGTGGAGTCGACCGCGCGACCTACGCGTGCTATATAACTGCGTGGAGCTCCCGTTTCCCATTACATACGCATTtcgggaaaaaaaaaggcaaaatgcAGCAGCCCGGAAGCGAGGCTGCCTAGGAGGGCGACAGTGTCACGGCGCAATCTGACAGATGCCGAGGTCTCGGTCGTCTCCGACACGACAGAACGCGTGACGCGGaaataagaaaaaacgaaaaaaaagaaaagtgtcaTTTATACGCGTGACGGTATTAACGAAGGACGCGCCGTCGCCTCGGCATTACATCGACACGACGCCAatcctttctttctatctatccgACGTACTACGAGCTAACGTGTCGTCACACTAAACAAAGAGTTCGGGAAAAGCcgcgcagccccccccccccccggccttGCAAAGCGAGTAAGCCTTGGCTAAGGTGTAACGTCACCGTTCCACGCGAGGTTGAAACTGACGGCAGCGGTACATCGACGCGAGCGACGAACAGCGACGGAACGAATGCGCACGTGACAACGGGCGACAACATAATAAGCGGATGCCGACAGTGACGACACCGAATGTCGTATCGTATCCGGAGCCCTGCAGAGCGACGCAGCGCGTGCTGCAGCGTTCCAGAGATGGTTCGTTGCATGGGCGCGCCCAGCTTCGTACAATACGCGACTTGTGCTGTCGTTGCTTCGCTTGCGTCATGCGGCTAAATAGACGTAAAGGATAATTCAACCAGCTGCTACTatctcttttcattttttttttttgcgactgtTCTCCACTCGAAACGTACACCTTCCAGTGAACTAGTTCTGTATGTATCCTCTCTCGTTAACAGATTTAGGGTGAACTGTAAAGTAACCCGCAATAGAAAAAATGAATCCGTTATCCACCTTCCAGTGTCAGCAAATCGCACTGATTTACGATGCAGATGGAGCCCCGTTCCACAGAACAGCGACGATTAACGACGATGCAGTCTGACCTTACTACATGGTAAAACAATCGTCAAAGAATCGCTTAATTCTGGTGGCTCAGTTGTGACTGGAAAATTGTTTATTTTGAAAACGCCATCTCTATTTATTTCTTGCAGAAAATGCTCTCAGTGTTACGAAAACCAGCGGTTTTCTCAATCTCGACTTCATTCACCCACACTGGCACGCATCTATACACGTCAACCTGACGTCACGCAAGTTAGAAGCGCCTTCTGACATTTCTGTCATTTCTCGCGTCGCGAGAAAGGCACCTGGCTACTCTGAGGATTGACACGTAGTCTCTCCTTTTAATACCGAACGCGATTCACTGCCATTATTCGACCATTAACGATTGGTCATACAGTATAGACGCAGTCGGcaaggaaaacttcaaaattcCAACCAAGCCGCTCACGACGCCACGGCCGCACACATTCATCTCGAAGGATTAAAACTCTCAAGTTTTCGAGAAACCACAAACTTTATTGAGCGCCACATCTAGACAGCGTAACACGGTGCTTGCGAGTAAAAATCACAGGTCTTCGTTGAATACAAACGATTACGGTCAGCAGAATTCACAGATAAACTTCCATGCGTCCCAGCGATGACATTCAATATCATGATATAAACGGATGAAGTGCAGCGAATTTCGGAAAGTCCAAACGTCATCGTTGAGCGCTGCCGAGGACGTTTCCAGAAGCGCTGCAGAACGACGTTGAAGGCGTACTTCAGAAGGCGTAACTCCCTCAGATCGCGATTTcctggagaagaagaagagaaaagaagTAACAAGTAAGTATTTGTTCGTTTCGTTACTTTTGAGTAGAACTGCTTGAATGGTCCTATATTTACGTGCTGTGCTACCTGTCGCAGACTGCACGCATAAAGGTTAGGCGAGAAAGGTGTTTGCGAAGAGCCTGGTTTAACGATGCGTCGCCAAGCTTCATAAAAAAGAAAGTGAGCTCTGTGCGTTTACGTTTCAAGCTCTGCCGTAAACAGATTTGCTGGACCCACTCGTTTATGAACAACCCACTCATTCATCGAAGGAGCTCACCCTTCGCACATCTTATCGAACATATATTATTCAAATATTGTATTCCTACATGTATAGGGAGTCTTAGAGCACTCAAAGTTATAATAATCGCGTCGTGCATATTATTATAAACTCACAGCACCTATTAAAGTCACGAGAACATTTAAAAATAATGCCGGTTAGTGGAAGGGTATCATACATTGCGTGGCAGAAGCTCATAATCtcgccaggcgtcaaaacatgcgATCTCAGCCAAGTATGGTTGTTTCAAATGGACACTAAACAGCAACAACGACTTGGTTTAAAGTGACTAGCAAAACTCTGAGAAATCGAATGCCATACGTTTCACTGTCATCAGTATTAAATTTCACGTCGTACCTCCGCAAGTGACGTCTAAAATTTAAAAACGTATTTTTTGTACTTTCGCGACATTGGATCGACGAAACTTTCCGAGACTCCGTGCGCCATGTCTATGACACCTATAGGGGCCGATGTACTTCATTTTTGTAGATCGCAAGGTACGTGAGACCTAGTAGACGCCTCAAAAATCTATGATGTCACGGTGTTTGGCGCTGGAATGCCAAtgtggcgtctccacccgcattCTCTTTTTCACGTGTTTTCTCGCTCAGCGAATGCCGTGTCGCGGTAAAAGTTGCGTTTTCGGAATCGCACTTTACTAATAAGTGAGAAATCATTTTGCTCTATGATGTTTCTCTAAAGGCCTacccattacaaagcgctcacacatatcaatcatcatcagcagcagcatcaaCAATGTGAACAACAACGTAGGTTTACGTCTACGGACGCGTCCACGGACCCCTCGCTGATTCGCGGAAGGAATAATTATGGCTATAATGCTCACTTAACAACCGTGTTTGCAACAGGCATTCAATGACACTTTGAAACGGCCAATATTAAGTGCGCAGTCGTTCGTTTCCTTGCGGCACGGTTGACGCATGCATCTAGGACCGAAGCAGACTAACGTTCGTATTCAGGAACGTCCCTTCAcacaacgcttcaccttcacttgagaaggccgatgggagcgccgtctctaggcagggaaagtgACTACATattagcgataatctgctgcgattcttgagtagcgtatcattttcagccgagcagcggcgcagtgttCAACTCTGTCAGGGTGAAagtcaagtcgaggagcgttcgtgAATACGAGGGTAAGGCGATTCCCACGAGGCCCGCGACTATATACTCTTCAAGTCGAAGCTCAAGCCTCCTCCAGTccgtagagtttcctaaagttaactagaggggactctggcgttgcgatcgttcagcgaccgtggggatgacgggtagtacacggattggcctatagtcttcgtgcttgtgggCGGCAAATCGCACTCGTGGCTTCGTTTATCGCTGCGTTTCAGTttcgtttcgaaggaaagaacgaactgttttaaacttcgtgacccggtttgaaatggtaagcctagatGATtaaattaaggtggtgaagcgctaCCGCTGAACATTTGACATTTCTTCTTTCAtcacaaagcagcttcaagccacgcgaagccagaagGAACGTAAAGTATACGCAGActataggcaaatccgtgtagtACACATAATTTCCACGCTCgccgaagcgccgtgcgttgcagctctcatagacactataTCTATGCCAcccgagttccctctagtgtatatatacGAAACTTTATGCTCCAGTCCACCTCTAAATGGTAGAAGTCCATGTACAGTGTGatgtcagtgctcgttaaagagCACCACATTATATAAATTTTTTTCCAGCCCTGTGCTGCGGCATGTCTCGTAagcatatcgtggctttggggcGTAAAACTTCAAATATTATTACATCACGCACCCTCCAGCCGTTATtatttatgtttgcatttttctcgattcattttcattctttttttttgttacggacaagatgatctttcgctcacaatcaacaacgccgacgccggaataCCTGCGAAACGAGCTATCACGTTCATATGCGTAGCATTTACATGAGCCGAGAAGAAGAACCGAAGCTTCGAGCGGAAACAAGCAAACACGACCGTCTTCCGCAGACAAAGGGCAGAAGCGCCGTGGTTCCGTGGCCGAAGCTTACAATTCTTTTTCTTAGCTTTTATTAATCGAGTTAATCAGCACCGCCTTTCGTAACTTCAACACCGTGATGCCGACCTCGCTAATGGAGAAGCGAACGCACCGATACGCCCAACCTGCTTACTTGCGCATTTAGGCCGCGCGCATGTTCGAATCGTGTCGTTTTACTTCCCTGCACTgcaaacagaaataagccgagatgggagtaaatgaccttgtcctctagcgcacgccccaATGGGAGGTTTATAAACACcgtccggagggagtaaaaaatttattccccatcagtagggggttttggcatggtgccaggggggtttttatttacatccattggggaactttttcaggtcagtatgggagtaaatttttcgcatcgactgagaaaaaaattacgtcagcagccgttcCATGTGCAAGCGTAATTTTAATTGCATTagatttaatgcgcacaacaatgattacagtacacaaacattctcACAACCTTCACGTAATAttacaacactcgcactcactacagcttgccacacgcagtacacacctaccatatagtcaccgggtatatataggcaccacatcctgacctcccatgtagccctggTGAAAGCAATTTTTTCTAAcaattaagcaataaatacgcacggcgtaagtatcaacttgcggtggtctgatgtaagcacttcaacacacatgccttttatcctaatcctgcctaatattcataattttttttttactatagcggAAAAGTTTTATCAGCTGATGCTCTGTCGTACAgactgaatttgcattagcagtactgtttgtggacccacgaaatgcactgaatcatacacaaagtgcgcgcggccttgaatgaacacattaacgaagcacattcagcagctccagcgatgaaccgaggtagaccaccgctaccgcgttcgacgactaggcctcactcacgagtacggctcGGTGatacgatgaatgacagctggcgatcacaaaatgcttgctgatgtgcagtttacgtctcgttgtttttcccatgcacagaaataagtgtccgctatccacgcagtttaagctacggagcgatagacttaaacaaatgagacggttcgcaatcgctgttcccgttgctcgcagagctcgccacggcggccggtgcgcagtgcgagctcgatacgatgccggcttgataccgacgccatagcgaggccttcctaccgcttagatgttgcagccggtgaaatacctgtgacactccgagaactcaccatcggcggagacggggcgagcgcgtcgccggcgcaactctcacatCGGTTGCTGACCGCCTGCcgtggtcgagcgaagcctacttcgaaccgcttcgaagttttacggtgcaatcgccgacgatcgtactccgcctcgttcggcgttcgccttgtagttagtcattgacagctgcggtcgcaaggcgcagaagactgttatacatcccatcAGCCTTCATTTTTTTAATGAAACACATTCATTgcctcgccggtggtcggtgctagctcgtagcgcttgccgtgGTGGCCagcgcgcagtgcgagctcgatacgatgccggctagATACTGatggcatagcgaggccttcttaccagttagatgttacagccggtgaaataccggtgacactccgagaagccactatcggcggagacggggcgagcgcgtcgccggcgcaactctcagaccggttgccggccagcctgccgtagtcgagcgaagcctacttcagaccgctttgaagtttctgatggtgaaactccaggagcagccgctgacgatcgtaacagcttacttttgctaccattagtttattcttcgaagttttttgttactcggccctttgaagtgcggcattcacggcgtttcattgaggaatcggaccgatgtgcagcgtggtttaacggtgcgaaatatattgaaatgttcgcagtaaataccaaccgctcgttgctattcttcgctgcacatATAATTTTGCTGCCTGTTGACAGATGTtcacacggttagccacacaaagcacatgtgtttcacaccgacgtgcaaacatatgcccgtatacacacacacacacacacacacacacacacacacacacacacacacacacacacacacacacacacacacacacacacacacacacacacacacacgtcacgcccaaagagggtttttaaagctcctatagagagtttgtaaccacgtgacctgaaacgccctggggattgattgatttgtggggtttaacgtcccaaaaccaccatatgattatgagagacgccgtagtggagggctccggaaatttcgaccacctggggttctttaacgtgcgcccaaatctgagcacacgggcctacaacatttccgcctccatcggaaatgcagccgccgcagccgggaatcgaacccgcgacctgcgggtcagcagccgagtaccttagccactagaccaccgcggcggggcaaaactccttggggagtttaacaaggtcatgtcgttcataaactctgtgattaagcagggggcgtttcacgatgacatgtgccgagttcactccctaccagggagtaaataactggggcaggggagttttgtgggctcatgtgctggagaaactcccatataggctaacttttgcttacagtgtggcCGAGAACTTAAAAAGTACTGGAACAATTTTCAAATATTTTCCGGCTGTTATTTTAAATAAGAACACGGGTGTCGAGAACCATACAAAGGGTGTGGTAGTACTTGTATTCGCTTTTAATATAATTTTAGTAGCGCTATAACACCAACCTCGGTTTCGGTATCGCGGGGGCGGCTTCGCAGCGACGCTTCAGCACAAGCCTGACGTCCCGACAAGATTACGACTCACGTCCATACTATAGCAACAGCCGTCAAGTTTCACGCCGGTCGCGCTTGGGTTCCCGTCAACGACGACCGAGTTAATTCTCGTATAGGGCGACTGACAGCGATTTTTGCGAATTAGGCGGCTGGCTGCGCGCGGAACCCAAATTTCACGATATACGAACTGTGTCGACTCGTCGCGAACTGCTTCGTCATCTGTATTGACTCATTGCTGGTCGACGAGAACATTTAAACATCACACTAAGATACAGTATATATACGTGTTGTCTCGCTCCGATGTGTGCCGAGGGTCGATAGCGCCCACCGTGagaacaaatattttttttttctttgaagtgcCTCAAAATCGTCAGTGCTCTTTTACGTCTCTACTGTCCTCAAGCGCCCTAAGGTCGCCGGTTCGGCGCGTGCACGGTTTTCGTCGATTCCATAGCGTATCACGCTGAAGGCGCGATGGATCTTATTCGCGGAACAGCACGGCGACGGCGTCGACAGGCTACCATTTGAAGCACGTCTTTTATGATTGTCATCGCAATAAACAAACAGTACCATCCGAGTACCTTCGCAGTCGGGGACTTGTTCCCAGCCAAGCAGGGATAGGGGACAGCCTTGAGATCTCTGGTTCCCTTCGGCTTCATAGGCATGACTCCACGACGTTCCCACGTGGAACCTGGAAATGTAAGAAGTTACGAACAAAATATACCACACGCAGTTTCGAAGCATCTCGCAAACTCGCGCACATCTAAATATGAACCTATCTGGTCTATTATACTGGCTATACACTGCCCAGTCCGTCGACAGTACGAAGACCTAGTGAAACAcaccaaaataataataataataataataataataataataataataataaaacgaacAATGTTTTTAGTTCTAGGTGCACTCTATACGTCGCTGCGAGCTACTTTCTTGCATTCACAAATCTCGACAGCTGCATCATCACAGAAATAACGTGCCCACACATGCATCTATTTATATCGCTGCTCATTAAATTCTAAAGAAAAGCACAGAAGGCTTTCGAGCATCAAAATTGAACTTCCTGGCGCAAACACTGCATGATTACCAGCGTCATCAGCTAGGCATCTAATACTGTAACACCTCTACAAATGACTCGCTTATCGTGCAGCAAATATTCTTACAGAGCAAGAGTATGCTTTCCGCAATAGCTACAGAAATGGGGTGTATACAAATAATGTGTGCAAGTGCATCATTACTTTAAAAAAATGGTGGCCGAGGTTTGACTGCCTCCTCTATTGTTCGTCTGCAAACCGAGACACGCACTCATGATATGATTAAAATTTTGTGATAGGTACGACAATGTTAAATCTACAGGCTGAATTATATCGTTAAACAACCATGTTTTATTCGTAAAAATCAGAGCGCGAACGGTACAAGTGAATCTAACATTACACCTGAACGgcacatgttacaaaaaaaatcgCACCAAGTTATGACAATTTTGTTCACACTCACCTCCAAGTGGATGGCACCAGCCGACTTGTAGCTCTCCGATACCGTAGCAGGTCATTTGAAAAAAGCGGACCACGCTCAGCGCGAAGCGTATACTATAGCTCTGATTCGGTGCGCCGCAAGGAACGGCAAACGCAACGCGAAAATGAACACAGCGACACCACCGAGGGCTATAGTCTACCCTTCCAGCAcacacgatgaaaaaaaaagcacgtttcTTACTGATACAGTCAGGGTGTGAGCAAAATGTTTGGGCAGATGTGCTTTCTCGCATTCCTTTAGCACAGAGGTTCTCAAAGTGAATTCCGCGGCAACTAAGTGTTCAACAAAGAGCCGCTGATAAATTTTCCCTGGTTCCGCACTCGCCCACTCAACTCAcggtgtcatccattggcatatttggagcacttccggtaatatTTTCTTCTGCTCCATGCAGAACATTTTTTCATTGGCGGATTGAGAGTGCTCTCTGTATGTTCCAATCACAGATCTGTAGTAGCTCCGTCGCTAGATCCactccacggagcaactttttTCTACTCCGCGAAGATCGGCAgattcgaccggaagtcgcaagcgcCCCGTGCCTTGAAGCGGTGCCAACTTTGGCCACGCCAACGGCCACCGGTCGCGTAAGTAGAGCCTCGCGTCTGAGCTCACAtcttgctagcgtagcgtcgctggaCACCCACTCAAGCAAAGAAGAGAGACGCACAGATCGCGTTCCATTCTGACTCTGCGATTGGCTCCTGAGGGAGCGCGCGTGCTCCATTGGTGGATTCCTTTCTGTTGCCTTCTACcggagtggagtgctccggcgcagagttcgCGGGCCGGATCAACACcacctaggtggtgttggccGGATCCGCCATGGGTAACGTCATTAGATGGCGATTCCGAGGTGTGATCGATCTAGGGAGTCTCCATTATTCACGCCCGAGCATAAATAAGCACAAAGCAGTGCTCTTATTTTTATTGAAaatagaaatgaaaagaaaagctcACCGGCGCGAGAGGGGGAGGTTCTTTGGCATTTAATGTAGCTGAGCGGAGTTCCCTGGCACTAACATGTTTTAAGAACCCCTGCTTTGGCGCAACACAACTTTATTAATATTTTTCGCCGTTGTTGTCAGTGCCGTTTAGGCCGAAAATGCTCTTGccagttttctctctctccccctttctttttctttgacgcGGACTTCTTTCCTCGTATTCTGGTCACTCGTTCGCGGCGGTGTATTCCATGGGAAAAGCCCGCGGGCTCCAACTTTTACTCATCGCCAGTTCTTTCACGGCCCCTTATCGCCTGGCAGTATCCTTGCGGACTAACTCTTTATCGTGGGTTCAAACGTCACATGTAACTTTCATATAAATCCGTTGTGATAATATAGCTGCCTTCATACAATGGCGACACATGATATATAGCGATCACGTAGACCACGAAAAGGAGTACAAGCGACCAGATTGACCAATAAAAAAGGACGCCAGACAGCTCTTATGGTAACAATACGCGGGCTTCTCGTGTTAGAGGAAGACAAAAAAGCAAAAGATGCCAGGTACCCTCGCACATGCTTTTCCCTTACCGGCTCCTTGTAGACTGGCGGCGGATCCTTGTACGTGGGCCGTAGAGAACCGCGGCGCACGACGCGACTTCCGTCGCCGCCGCCTTCCAGAACGTCTTCTTGGTAGTCCCCCGACAGGTCGCCCAAGCTGCTGCTCCCGACGTCGTCTCCCAGGTCCGAGGGCGGCTGCCTCGGCGTCGGTGATGATCTGGCACTCCCTCCTCCACCACCGGCCTCCTCAGAAGGTGCGACCAAGCCGCCGCAAGACGTCGCCGCGTCTCCCGAGGCTGCCACGTTCTGAACTGCTGCGCCGGCGTAACGGAGCGTCCTCTTCCTCTTGACAACGTGCCTCCAGAAGACCTGCAGCACGGCTCCGAGGAAGTAGAAGACGCTGGTGACGAAAGCCGCGAACCCTTCCCACACGGGAAGCGCCGCGGCCCGGAGTTCCGCGGCCGCCGAAGGCGGTAGGGCCGCGACGGCCGTCCCTTGACGATCCAGGGCCGGGGCCGACGTCGTCGCCTTGCGGTCGCGGGACTGCCGGCACGGCCTGGCGATCGAGTTGGGCGACGTGCTCGCGTTCCAGCACGTTCGCGAGCGGCGCCTCTCGGACCTCGATAGTGGGGTAGGTGTGTTGTTACTGGTGGTGGCCACCTGTAAGAAGTTGGGGTTCCGGTCCGAGGTCTTCCGGAGCGGTTGCGGGGACGAAgacgtggcggcggcggcggagggaGCACGTGGGGACCACAGCTTGGGTCGTCGGGCACAATGACTTCCAGCGCTGACGTACGACGACAGCGACTAGAAGTACACTGAGCGGAGGTGCCGGGCTACGGCCTGGTTAGAAGATACTTGAGGGACACGCAAATGATATGCGCGAGCGTTCAGCCTGGAGCTTGTCCTATCAGCATCAGGCCCTCCGGGTGCAACTTGAAGTTACACGGTCCATACCTGAAAGTCTCAAAGTGTCACCAGGCAGCGGGCCCACCAGATAATTGAAAGCACGGCCCGTGACAACTGACCACTGTGGAGGCTTCGACAACTTCGTCACTCCAACGAAACGTCAAGACGTACATTCAGTGCTTATCACGCTAATAAGCAAATGCAGCCAATGTATCCACGCAATGATTGATAGTACAACCGGTTATAGACACTGGTTGTTGATGATCCCGTTACGGCGGCTTCGGAGATGCTGTTCGTTCGTAGTAATCAGCCCGAACGAACGCACAAGTTACGTCGTTCAGGCGGTCCAACACTGTTATCCTGCGAGCCCGTAGGCAGCTTTCCTCCGTCCCACGGTAAGTCGATAGTGTCAGCCAACAGGAGGAGTTCAGTCCCGCCTACTCGGGGACTATAAGGATACCAGACACACAACACACGGCATGTGCAGCCCTCCACATTCACGCTAGTCTTCTCTGGCAGTATTCTACCCGGTATCACGGTTCCTCTATCTTCTCTGCAACGTGGGATCATACAACTTAAACGGCCAACGAAGTTTTCCAGAGCCTCCGCTGAAGGATGGCCTTGTTGAGCGCTCGTGTTTTCTCAAGCCGTCACTTGTAGTCAACGGAACGTCGCTAAAGGCAGCAGGATAAACATCAGGCAATCAATTTTGCGACAGACGAATGCAAGGTATCGAACCGCCAATACAACAAAGACGGTTTATTAGTCCAGACAAGCTCGGCTGACACGCAGTTACATGCTTCCCGCACGGCGCACACCTTCGACGTATCTTTTGCTGACCACACACTTCCTCTTCAAGCACAGCCTTACGTCCGATAAACCAATCAAGCAAGTCGAAAGGTCTTCGGCATAAGAACTCGTCAATCAGATCGGACGTGATCAACTCGCTTCGGTCCGTCGATAGCACTCAAAATCCAAAGTTGACTTTATCCTGCGGATCGAGCAATTGCGTCTCCGCGCGCACGCTCATCGGCGCTTCTTATATGAGCACAACGCAATCTATGGGCAAGAAGGTAAACGAAGGAGGTGGAGGGTGGTTGTGGTGTTTACTGAAACACATACTCGAAACGTATAGCACCCCAAACTtcacccaaagaaaaagaaaaatatcagCAGTGGTGACGGTTAGGTCTCGACTCGAGCCCGAAGAGAGACACCGTGACCAAACGGACCACGACTTCCCACGTCCCCAGCAGCGTTGCAACGCAGTACACCTTGCTCACGCTTCGAGGCGCGGCGCGAGTTTACGAGCTCGTAAAAGCCATTCACGCCCGTCGCTTGTCACAAGCGGCGTAACCAGCGCGTGCGCAACGGTGCCCTCCATTCTCCACGCACGCCTCGGAAGCACGGCAGGCAGCCGAGAAACGAGGGGCGCGGTCGCGACAGGAAACGAGATAACCGAGCGAGCACTCGTCACGAGAGAGACTCAGCAGCTCGAACACGCACAACTTTTACAGACGTCAAAACGTGACCCGCCGCCCACGTCAGCCAGCTCAGTTCAGGGCTGCGCGAGCCGCGGCCGCCAAAATCCGTAGATCTCCGTGTCGTTTGTTCTGAATGCGAATAAGACTTCAGCTATAGCACAAAGAACTTGATGCTCTCGATGGAATCTGCCGtgcgttgattgatttgattttgattgatatgtggggtttaacgtcccaaaaccagcctatgattatgagagacgccgtagtggagggctccggaaatttcgaccacctggggttctttaacgtgcacccaaatctgagcacacgggcctacaacatttccgcctccataatcTACCGTGCGAGGGCGAATTAACTGATGAACTTCAACCAGCATCTCGCAGATCAGTTCTGCGGAATTCCGTAAAATTAGCGGAAGGGTTATGAAGGAGGGGAATTTGATAACTGCCACATTTTACCTTTTCA
Coding sequences within:
- the LOC142765137 gene encoding uncharacterized protein LOC142765137, whose protein sequence is MQSQSLSSYVSAGSHCARRPKLWSPRAPSAAAATSSSPQPLRKTSDRNPNFLQVATTSNNTPTPLSRSERRRSRTCWNASTSPNSIARPCRQSRDRKATTSAPALDRQGTAVAALPPSAAAELRAAALPVWEGFAAFVTSVFYFLGAVLQVFWRHVVKRKRTLRYAGAAVQNVAASGDAATSCGGLVAPSEEAGGGGGSARSSPTPRQPPSDLGDDVGSSSLGDLSGDYQEDVLEGGGDGSRVVRRGSLRPTYKDPPPVYKEPVPRGNVVESCL